One region of Gigantopelta aegis isolate Gae_Host chromosome 7, Gae_host_genome, whole genome shotgun sequence genomic DNA includes:
- the LOC121377154 gene encoding LOW QUALITY PROTEIN: uncharacterized protein LOC121377154 (The sequence of the model RefSeq protein was modified relative to this genomic sequence to represent the inferred CDS: substituted 2 bases at 2 genomic stop codons): protein MSRKSVSYLMPIILKNEASYEDCIQILDAYVSQISKWYHKAGRGDEIETLAVPVGGDQLTRVRFEGAKRLRLGAHTALERFSNLQPMIVELFHVLMDFIEXLIKRFMKKNSGRDVGTLGHLKTIIQRNDVNGNVKSRFKINEHEDFVLLTGRAYLLHTVMDHFGMESLDDVPKKNIPPENIGKMHKGQRLSAFDALMGDMMKTMIQAQNFPQAADSNMYLTVKQNVICLPIRKGKAHIAVIHDDNRINLEMPAKTLQQGKSIEVNISGMDSPITIAQTKNDDLHHYWSYFLXHYFLVLFFKDAIAEGDIFGINVALTMMVPYFYAHSSRSKYMVECLDYILKTEMLLPQRSALEVRTNSLVNPRGGIGNNKPMDLQKENQVKELKDLIKGPGANKTENAIINVCNAAPVINDVVSCLDTQIELKDFHTSHKKRSDEEDLKALLVEFHHIKPIKYCPGRALNHYKNIKQSVFEELSPLREVFTSDAENIVHRLERNVSQHYDDYDGDDDTACINDETNDSSL from the exons ATGTCACGTAAAAGTGTGTCTTACCTGATGCCTATAATTCTGAAGAATGAGGCTAGTTATGAGGACTGTATACAGATACTTGATGCTTATGTGTCACAGATTTCAAAGTGGTACCACAAGGCTGGCAGAG gAGATGAAATAGAAACATTAGCAGTCCCTGTGGGTGGAGACCAGCTGACAAGAGTGAGATTTGAAGGTGCGAAACGTTTGAGACTAGGTGCCCACACTGCACTTGAACGATTCAGCAACCTTCAACCAATGATTGTAGAACTGTTTCATGTATTAATGGATTTCATTGAG TAATTGATCAAGAGATTCATGAAGAAGAACTCTGGAAGGGATGTAGGGACACTAGGACATCTCAAGACAATCATTCAAAGAAATGATGTGAATGGAAACGTTAAGAGTCGCTTTAAGATAAAT GAACATGAGGACTTTGTCCTCCTGACTGGCAGAGCTTACCTTCTACACACAGTGATGGATCATTTTGGAATGGAAAGTCTAGATGATGTCCCAAAAAAGAATATCCCACCAGAAAACATTGGGAAGATGCACAAAGGTCAGAGACTGTCAGCTTTTGATGCTTTAATGGGAGACATGATGAAAACAATGATTCAAGCTCAAAATTTTCCACAG GCAGCTGATTCAAACATGTATCTTACAGTCAAGCAGAATGTAATTTGTTTGCCCATACGTAAGGGAAAAGCACACATTGCGGTGATACATGATGACAACAGAATCAACCTGGAAATGCCTGCAAAAACGTTGCAGCAAGGAAAATCTATTGAAGTAAATATATCAGGAATGGATTCACCCATCACAATTGCACAGACCAAGAATGATGACCTACATCATTACTGGTCTTATTTTCTGTAACATTATTTCCTTGTTCTGTTCTTTAAAGATGCAATTGCAGAGGGGGATATCTTTGGCATCAATGTAGCACTTACGATGATGGTACCTTACTTCTATGCACATTCATCGAGGTCAAAGTATATGGTGGAATGTCTAGACTACATACTGAAAACAGAAATGCTGTTACCACAGAGGAGTGCTCTTGAAGTACGAACCAATTCCCTTGTTAATCCCAGGGGTGGAATTGGTAATAACAAACCCATGGATctccagaaagaaaatcaaGTAAAGGAGCTGAAAGATCTTATCAAGGGACCAGGAGCAAATAAAACGGAGAATGCCATCATCAATGTATGCAATGCTGCTCCAGTTATAAATGATGTTGTATCATGCTTGGATACACAAATCGAATTGAAGGATTTTCACACATCTCACAAAAAAAGGAGTGATGAAGAGGACTTGAAAGCACTGTTGGTAGAGTTTCACCATATAAAACCCATCAAATATTGCCCAGGAAGGGCACTCAATCATTATAAAAACATCAAACAAAGTGTGTTTGAAGAACTTTCTCCCTTGAGGGAAGTCTTCACCAGTGATGCTGAAAATATTGTACACCGActggaaaggaatgtttctcaacattatgatgattatgatggtgacgATGACACAGCATGTATAAATGATGAAACAAATGATTCAAGTCTCTGA